One Littorina saxatilis isolate snail1 linkage group LG1, US_GU_Lsax_2.0, whole genome shotgun sequence genomic window carries:
- the LOC138961288 gene encoding cytochrome b-c1 complex subunit Rieske, mitochondrial-like has protein sequence MISLPKSPLLYAVTQTVANLAKPVGQAVVTQTEKIVVAPQRLVQTSYAMSKLTPTGADRVSVSLCSPAQVRFAHTDVQVPDFSAYRRDGTKDSRASSAPTAAKRQAFTYMFVGGGTMAGAYAAKTVVGEFVSSLSASADVLAMAKIEIKLADIPEGKNMTFKWRGKPLFVRHRTAEEISTEQAVDISQLRHAETDAERVKDPEWLVLLGICTHLGCVPLANAGDYGGYYCPCHGSHYDASGRIRKGPAPLNMEIPEYEFPEEGLLIVG, from the exons ATGATTTCCTTGCCGAAATCGCCGCTTCTCTACGCGGTTACTCAAACTGTGGCTAATTTAGCAAAGCCTGTTGGACAAGCTGTCGTCACTCAGACGGAGAAAATCGTCGTAGCACCCCAGAGACTCGTCCAAACCAGCTATGCTATGTCCAAATTGACACCAACAGGAGCAGATCGTGTGTCGGTTTCTCTTTGCT CTCCGGCACAGGTGCGATTTGCCCACACTGATGTTCAAGTCCCAGATTTCTCTGCCTACAGACGTGATGGAACTAAGGACAGTCGTGCCTCATCAGCACCTACAGCTGCTAAACGCCAGGCTTTCACGTATATGTTTGTCGGAG GTGGCACTATGGCTGGGGCGTACGCTGCCAAAACCGTGGTTGGCGAGTTCGTCTCCAGTTTGTCTGCATCGGCCGACGTTTTGGCCATGGCCAAGATCGAGATCAAGCTGGCGGACATTCCGGAGGGCAAAAACATGACCTTCAAGTGGCGTGGAAAGCCTCTGTTCGTGCGTCACCGCACAGCTGAGGAGATTTCAACCGAGCAGGCTGTGGACATCTCTCAACTGAGACATGCTGAGACAGATGCCGAGCGAGTGAAGGACCCCGAGTGGCTCGTTTTGCTGGGAATCTGCACTCACCTGG GTTGTGTGCCCCTGGCCAATGCTGGCGACTATGGTGGTTATTACTGCCCCTGCCACGGCTCCCACTACGACGCTTCTGGAAGAATCCGCAAGGGCCCTGCCCCTCTCAACATGGAAATTCCAGAATACGAGTTCCCCGAGGAAGGTTTACTCATTGTTGGTTAG